In Longimicrobiales bacterium, a genomic segment contains:
- the smpB gene encoding SsrA-binding protein SmpB → MSGPESRKIVARNRKARHEYEILETYEAGMELKGPEVKSLRSGGVAFQDAFARVDSGEVWLHSLHISPYEQANRNNVDPVRPRRLLLNRQEIRQMIIKTEEKGLTVVPLEIYFSRGYAKISLGVARGKNLYDKRETLKRRQQDREAQRAISAQ, encoded by the coding sequence ATGAGCGGCCCGGAATCGCGAAAGATCGTCGCCCGAAATCGTAAGGCGCGTCACGAATACGAAATCCTCGAGACCTACGAAGCCGGCATGGAACTCAAGGGTCCGGAAGTGAAGTCGCTCCGCTCTGGCGGTGTCGCGTTTCAGGATGCCTTCGCACGTGTCGACAGTGGAGAGGTGTGGCTCCATAGCCTGCACATCAGCCCCTATGAGCAGGCCAACCGAAACAACGTCGATCCGGTGCGACCTCGACGACTCCTCCTTAACCGGCAAGAGATCAGACAGATGATCATCAAGACGGAGGAGAAGGGGCTCACCGTTGTGCCACTCGAGATCTACTTCTCTCGAGGTTACGCGAAGATTTCTCTCGGGGTCGCTCGCGGAAAGAACCTGTACGACAAGCGCGAGACGCTGAAGCGGCGACAGCAGGATCGAGAGGCCCAGCGCGCGATTAGCGCTCAGTGA
- the rpmG gene encoding 50S ribosomal protein L33 produces MARDKMILACSDCQERNYHQTKNKRLHPERVEHRKYCPRCRTHKQHKETK; encoded by the coding sequence ATGGCCCGCGATAAGATGATCCTCGCCTGTTCGGACTGCCAGGAGAGGAACTACCACCAGACGAAGAACAAGAGGCTGCACCCGGAACGCGTGGAGCACCGCAAGTATTGCCCGCGCTGCCGTACGCATAAGCAACACAAGGAAACGAAGTAG
- the rplK gene encoding 50S ribosomal protein L11: MAKKVIGFIKLHVPGGQANPAPPVGPALGQHGVNIMEFCKQFNAKTSDKQGLTIPVEITVYADRSFTFITKTPPAAVLIKKAINLGKGSSEPNREKVGTITRAQLAEIAETKMEDLNANHLDAAVEMIAGTARSMGVVVEG; this comes from the coding sequence ATGGCCAAGAAAGTCATCGGTTTCATCAAGCTCCATGTGCCCGGTGGGCAGGCGAATCCGGCACCCCCGGTGGGTCCGGCGCTCGGTCAGCACGGCGTCAACATCATGGAGTTCTGTAAGCAGTTCAACGCGAAGACTTCGGACAAGCAGGGTCTGACGATCCCGGTTGAAATCACGGTCTACGCAGATCGCTCTTTCACGTTCATCACCAAGACGCCTCCGGCTGCGGTGTTGATCAAGAAAGCGATCAATCTTGGGAAGGGTTCTAGTGAACCCAACCGGGAAAAGGTCGGCACGATTACGCGCGCGCAGCTCGCGGAAATCGCCGAAACCAAGATGGAAGATCTCAACGCGAACCACCTAGACGCTGCAGTAGAGATGATTGCTGGAACTGCGCGTTCGATGGGTGTCGTCGTAGAGGGATAG
- the rplJ gene encoding 50S ribosomal protein L10 encodes MDRSRKEAMLAAVQERIDRAPVLYLTDFTGLNVKAMTELRTSLRKNGAEYMVVKNRLAKRIFAQSETLPDISESLVGPTGFVFGYEDAAATAKALSDFAKDHDEKPAFKLGVMENKILQPEQVEKIAKLPPREQLLSELAGALEAPMAMLATALEAKLQETAGLLDALKEERIEAG; translated from the coding sequence GTGGATCGCTCACGCAAAGAGGCCATGCTCGCCGCCGTCCAGGAGCGTATCGATCGTGCTCCGGTTCTGTACTTGACGGACTTTACAGGTCTGAACGTCAAGGCGATGACCGAGCTGCGTACTTCGCTTCGAAAAAACGGTGCGGAGTACATGGTCGTGAAGAACCGGCTGGCCAAGCGAATCTTCGCGCAGTCGGAAACGCTGCCGGACATCAGCGAAAGCCTCGTCGGGCCGACCGGGTTCGTCTTTGGCTACGAGGATGCCGCGGCGACTGCTAAAGCGCTTAGCGACTTCGCGAAGGATCATGACGAGAAACCTGCCTTCAAGTTGGGCGTCATGGAGAACAAGATTCTCCAGCCCGAGCAGGTAGAAAAGATCGCAAAGCTTCCGCCCAGAGAGCAGTTGCTTTCCGAGCTGGCCGGGGCCCTCGAGGCACCGATGGCCATGCTCGCGACAGCACTCGAAGCGAAGCTGCAGGAGACGGCAGGTCTGCTCGATGCACTCAAGGAAGAGCGCATAGAGGCCGGTTGA
- the secE gene encoding preprotein translocase subunit SecE: protein MSAVEKIRETRTFVGECWVELQKVTWPDFDQLRSATLVVLAFTVAVSGVIWLMDKAASWVLNGVMRLFGA, encoded by the coding sequence GTGTCGGCTGTCGAGAAGATCAGGGAGACCCGCACCTTCGTCGGGGAGTGCTGGGTTGAACTGCAGAAGGTTACCTGGCCGGATTTCGATCAACTCCGGTCTGCAACGCTGGTTGTGCTGGCGTTTACAGTTGCGGTGTCCGGTGTCATCTGGCTGATGGATAAGGCCGCCAGCTGGGTCCTCAACGGCGTCATGCGCCTCTTCGGAGCCTAG
- the tuf gene encoding elongation factor Tu — translation MGKEKFERSKPHVNVGTIGHVDHGKTTLTAAITLTQANKFGGDAVAFENIDKAPEERERGITIATAHVEYETANRHYAHVDCPGHADYVKNMITGAAQMDGGILVVSAADGPMPQTREHILLARQVNVPFMVVFMNKVDMVDDEELLELVELEVRELLSEYDFPGDDIPVIQGSALKALEAGGEGPDADCIQELMDAIDTYIPQPERDIDKPFLMPVEDVFSITGRGTVATGRIERGIVKQGEEVEIIGMGEDRTTVVTGVEMFRKLLDEGRAGDNAGLLLRGIGKEEVQRGQVLAKKGSITPHTKFMAEVYVLTKEEGGRHTPFFNGYRPQFYFRTTDVTGAAQLPEGVEMVMPGDNVQMEVELITPIAMDPELRFAIREGGRTVGAGVVTEILE, via the coding sequence ATGGGCAAGGAAAAGTTCGAGCGGTCTAAGCCGCATGTGAACGTGGGAACGATTGGCCACGTAGATCACGGTAAGACGACGCTGACAGCGGCGATCACGTTGACGCAGGCCAACAAGTTTGGCGGCGACGCAGTGGCGTTCGAGAACATTGATAAGGCACCCGAAGAGCGCGAGCGTGGGATCACGATCGCGACTGCCCACGTGGAGTATGAGACGGCAAACCGTCACTACGCACACGTGGACTGTCCCGGGCATGCCGACTACGTGAAGAACATGATCACGGGCGCGGCGCAGATGGACGGCGGGATTCTGGTGGTAAGTGCGGCGGACGGCCCGATGCCTCAGACGCGCGAGCACATTCTGCTTGCCCGTCAGGTGAACGTGCCGTTCATGGTCGTGTTCATGAACAAAGTGGATATGGTCGACGACGAAGAGCTACTTGAGCTGGTGGAACTCGAGGTACGCGAGCTGCTGAGCGAGTACGATTTCCCGGGCGACGACATTCCTGTGATCCAGGGTTCGGCGCTGAAGGCTCTTGAGGCTGGTGGTGAGGGTCCGGATGCGGATTGCATTCAGGAGTTGATGGATGCGATCGACACGTACATTCCGCAGCCGGAGCGGGATATCGACAAGCCGTTCCTGATGCCGGTAGAGGACGTGTTTAGCATCACGGGCCGCGGCACGGTAGCGACGGGTCGTATCGAGCGTGGGATCGTGAAGCAGGGTGAAGAGGTCGAGATCATCGGCATGGGCGAAGACCGCACCACGGTGGTGACGGGTGTGGAGATGTTCCGAAAGCTTCTGGACGAAGGCCGAGCAGGCGACAACGCGGGCCTTCTGCTGCGTGGTATCGGCAAAGAAGAGGTCCAGCGCGGCCAGGTTTTGGCGAAGAAGGGCTCGATCACGCCTCACACGAAGTTCATGGCTGAGGTTTACGTTCTGACGAAAGAAGAGGGTGGGCGTCACACGCCGTTCTTTAACGGTTATCGTCCGCAGTTCTATTTTCGCACGACGGATGTGACGGGAGCAGCACAGTTGCCTGAGGGCGTCGAGATGGTGATGCCGGGCGACAACGTGCAGATGGAAGTGGAGTTGATCACGCCGATCGCGATGGATCCCGAGCTTCGGTTCGCGATCCGCGAGGGTGGACGCACGGTCGGCGCCGGTGTTGTAACTGAAATCCTTGAGTAG
- the rplA gene encoding 50S ribosomal protein L1 encodes MPKTGKRYASASSAVPSGAKLAPDDAVKLVKELASAKFDESVDISVRLGVDPRKADQLVRGTVVLPHGTGKSVRVLVIAQGEKEAEAKEAGADFVGVEFVEKIQEGWLDFDVCVATPDLMGKVGPLGRMLGPRGLMPTPKAGTVTFDVARAVSEIKAGKIEFRVDKMGNVHAPVGKASFSEDQLSDNLGAFMDQIVRARPSAAKGTYLKSVTVSSTMGPGVSIDPNLYRRG; translated from the coding sequence ATGCCAAAGACAGGAAAGCGCTACGCATCGGCCAGTTCGGCCGTCCCAAGTGGTGCAAAATTGGCTCCGGACGATGCGGTGAAGCTTGTTAAAGAGCTCGCCTCGGCGAAATTCGATGAATCTGTCGATATTTCAGTTCGTCTCGGAGTCGATCCCCGCAAGGCGGATCAGCTGGTTCGGGGCACCGTAGTCCTCCCTCACGGAACGGGTAAGTCCGTTCGTGTTCTGGTCATTGCCCAGGGTGAGAAGGAAGCGGAAGCCAAGGAGGCCGGAGCTGATTTCGTCGGGGTCGAGTTCGTAGAGAAGATTCAGGAAGGGTGGCTGGACTTCGACGTCTGTGTCGCCACGCCCGATCTCATGGGTAAGGTGGGACCGCTCGGTCGCATGCTGGGCCCACGCGGATTGATGCCTACACCTAAGGCCGGGACCGTGACGTTCGACGTCGCCCGGGCCGTGTCGGAGATCAAGGCTGGTAAGATCGAATTCCGTGTCGACAAGATGGGGAATGTGCATGCACCCGTCGGGAAGGCCTCCTTCTCGGAGGACCAGTTGAGCGATAATCTTGGCGCATTCATGGATCAGATCGTGAGGGCCAGGCCGTCGGCTGCGAAGGGTACGTACCTGAAGAGTGTGACGGTCTCGAGCACCATGGGCCCGGGTGTTTCAATTGACCCGAATCTGTACAGGAGGGGCTAG
- the pyrF gene encoding orotidine-5'-phosphate decarboxylase yields the protein MSRVIVPLDVSSKQAAMSLVDRLGDQADFYKVGFELYTRSGPDVVRDLVERGKQVFLDIKLHDIPNTVGRAVAVASELGVDLLTVHVSGGPSMMEAAAKARGGDLKLLGVTVLTSLSPDEMSTVWAREIRSVREEVGRLAVLACDTGMNGVVASALEASWIRRHLGEDFLIVTPGIRPAGSDAGDQNRIATPADALAAGADYLVIGRPITQATDPAAALAAVLREIDQARLAS from the coding sequence ATGAGCCGCGTCATCGTCCCCCTCGATGTGTCTTCCAAGCAGGCCGCGATGTCTCTCGTCGACCGACTCGGAGACCAGGCCGATTTCTACAAGGTTGGTTTCGAACTCTACACGCGCAGCGGCCCTGATGTCGTGCGCGATCTGGTCGAGAGAGGGAAACAGGTCTTTCTCGACATCAAGCTGCACGACATCCCCAATACCGTCGGTCGTGCCGTTGCTGTGGCTTCCGAGCTGGGCGTGGACCTTCTGACTGTTCACGTTTCAGGAGGCCCATCCATGATGGAGGCGGCCGCGAAGGCTCGTGGGGGAGACTTGAAACTGCTCGGTGTCACCGTGCTGACGTCTCTGAGCCCGGATGAGATGAGCACCGTATGGGCCCGAGAGATCCGGTCGGTTCGGGAGGAAGTAGGACGACTAGCCGTGCTCGCGTGTGACACGGGGATGAACGGCGTGGTCGCTTCGGCCCTCGAGGCGTCCTGGATACGCAGACACCTCGGTGAGGACTTCCTGATCGTGACGCCCGGGATTCGTCCTGCCGGGAGCGATGCAGGCGACCAGAACCGGATCGCCACCCCTGCGGATGCGTTGGCAGCGGGCGCAGACTACCTGGTGATCGGTCGCCCCATTACCCAAGCCACTGACCCTGCGGCTGCGCTCGCTGCGGTCCTGCGAGAGATCGACCAAGCCAGACTGGCCTCCTGA
- the nusG gene encoding transcription termination/antitermination protein NusG: protein MSDARWYAVQSYSGHENKVQRQVQLRIDEDPGYEGEDELLDVLVPTQEVLEIRNGKRVTVTRRLYPGYVLVHMKLNERTSHAINNIQGVIKFVGSGKSPQPLRDEEINKILGVEIESESKTQEEIPFHIDQVVEVTKGPFTEFSGTVQAVYPDKGKVKVEVSLFGRPTSVELDYTDLKGY from the coding sequence ATGTCCGATGCCCGTTGGTACGCTGTCCAGTCCTATTCCGGACACGAGAACAAGGTCCAGAGGCAGGTTCAACTCCGGATCGACGAGGACCCCGGGTACGAGGGTGAAGATGAATTGCTGGACGTTCTGGTCCCGACACAGGAAGTGCTTGAGATCCGGAACGGAAAGCGGGTGACCGTCACGCGGCGGCTCTACCCGGGATATGTGCTGGTCCACATGAAGCTGAATGAACGGACCTCCCACGCGATCAACAACATTCAGGGCGTGATCAAATTTGTTGGCTCGGGCAAGTCTCCTCAGCCCCTGCGCGATGAAGAGATCAACAAAATTCTCGGCGTCGAAATCGAGTCCGAGAGCAAGACACAGGAGGAGATCCCCTTCCACATCGATCAGGTCGTTGAAGTTACCAAGGGCCCGTTCACGGAGTTCAGCGGAACGGTGCAGGCGGTCTACCCAGACAAGGGCAAGGTCAAAGTGGAAGTGTCGCTCTTCGGTCGGCCGACTTCCGTCGAGCTCGACTACACGGATTTGAAGGGATACTAG
- a CDS encoding N-acetylmuramoyl-L-alanine amidase produces MRWAVVLVTTAALSQVSGLAAQARPSLVVERGDGSSETVTVQLDRGYAAVRLSLLEELGWTVAEEEGEIVLSAVNEIAVSMRVGSPFFRWDGVVLQMANAPYRAGPQAYVPLQFLTDFLPRRLPGLYDYTGERSLLRAGELSLLGDPIPGVIQVTPDVERAVIAAETSSNNAEVGVAATTVAGAAVAESEAEVSMPEDNPPEMNRPEAVLNAGPSAYDGTRVVVIDAGHGGADPGALGLGDVREKNVALGVALLLAERLRAEPDLEVVMIRDDDTFVDIWDRGQIATEAKGERPGIFVSVHANSFPARREARGFETYFLSDARTEHERRVSAIENAPLSMNQGNGDEEQLADIDFILRDLKNYDHAHWSESLATLVQEELNDFHPGPNRGVKQGVLAVLTNALMPAILVELGYLSNAAEARLLAEEDFHSDSARAIGDAVLRFFERYPPGTGSAPEAP; encoded by the coding sequence ATGCGTTGGGCTGTAGTCCTCGTTACGACTGCAGCGCTATCACAAGTGTCGGGACTCGCTGCGCAAGCTCGGCCCAGCCTCGTGGTGGAACGTGGTGACGGGTCCTCCGAGACTGTCACGGTTCAGCTCGATCGGGGTTATGCGGCGGTTCGACTTTCTCTCCTCGAGGAACTCGGATGGACGGTAGCCGAAGAGGAAGGCGAGATCGTTCTCTCGGCGGTCAACGAGATTGCTGTCTCCATGAGGGTCGGTTCGCCGTTCTTCCGGTGGGACGGTGTGGTTCTTCAGATGGCCAACGCCCCCTACCGGGCCGGCCCCCAAGCCTACGTGCCGTTGCAGTTTCTCACGGATTTCCTGCCGCGCCGCCTGCCGGGGCTCTATGACTATACGGGCGAGCGTTCGCTCCTCCGCGCTGGCGAACTCTCATTGCTGGGAGATCCGATCCCAGGGGTGATTCAAGTCACCCCTGACGTAGAGCGGGCTGTAATCGCGGCCGAAACGTCGTCGAACAATGCCGAAGTGGGAGTGGCTGCAACCACGGTCGCGGGTGCAGCGGTCGCCGAGTCGGAGGCCGAGGTCTCGATGCCGGAGGACAACCCTCCGGAGATGAACCGTCCCGAGGCTGTGCTAAATGCTGGCCCGTCTGCGTACGATGGTACACGGGTGGTGGTCATCGATGCTGGGCATGGCGGAGCAGACCCTGGCGCCCTTGGACTTGGTGACGTTAGGGAAAAGAACGTTGCGCTTGGCGTCGCATTACTTCTCGCGGAGCGTCTTCGAGCTGAGCCCGATCTTGAAGTGGTGATGATCCGGGACGACGATACCTTCGTCGATATCTGGGATCGCGGGCAGATCGCCACCGAAGCGAAGGGCGAACGCCCCGGAATTTTCGTGTCGGTCCACGCGAACTCGTTTCCCGCGCGGCGGGAAGCCCGTGGTTTTGAGACCTACTTTCTCTCCGATGCTCGCACGGAACACGAACGACGAGTCTCTGCTATTGAGAACGCGCCCCTGAGCATGAACCAGGGGAATGGGGACGAGGAACAGCTCGCAGATATCGATTTCATCCTCCGTGATCTCAAGAACTATGATCACGCCCACTGGTCTGAGAGTCTCGCTACCCTCGTCCAGGAGGAACTGAACGACTTTCATCCCGGGCCCAATCGTGGTGTGAAGCAGGGTGTGCTCGCCGTTCTGACCAATGCGTTGATGCCGGCGATCCTCGTCGAGCTGGGGTACCTCTCGAACGCGGCCGAAGCTCGCCTGTTGGCTGAAGAGGACTTCCACTCGGATTCTGCTCGTGCGATCGGAGATGCCGTCCTCCGCTTCTTCGAACGTTACCCGCCCGGCACCGGGAGCGCGCCGGAGGCCCCATGA
- a CDS encoding glucose-6-phosphate isomerase — translation MDGLRFDFGNLMEERVENGVASERLETDLVVRFREAHEVVEARRATGDMDFLDLPYATETVDQVVEIADGYAQWFEDVVVLGIGGSGLGAAALKEALLGPFWNSRDDEGRDHFPRLHIVDNPDPFTYSALLSQLDPARTMFNVVSKSGSTAETMAQYLVAREWVESGVDPDKARGHFLFTTDPEHGALRQIGEAEEIPMLPVPSNVGGRFSVLSPVGLLPAAACGIDPRALLQGAAEMEQRCATSVLSENPAGLLAVLLHQADTEQGRPIHVLMPYADRLAPVARWFQQLWAESLGKAVTMSGESRNTGPTPVAALGATDQHSMLQLLMEGPHDKVVVFVCVDDVGVDMPIPERHPGISALSYLGGHSLGELLSVEHAATAEALRRAGRPNATFTVPRVDAQSVGELLMLLQLATVYAGALYGVDPMDQPGVELGKRLTYGLMGGAGADRPELEESDSRWVR, via the coding sequence ATGGACGGTCTGCGTTTTGATTTTGGAAATCTGATGGAAGAGCGCGTCGAGAATGGCGTCGCGAGCGAGCGCCTCGAAACGGACTTAGTGGTTCGCTTTCGCGAAGCTCACGAGGTTGTCGAAGCCCGTCGTGCGACGGGGGATATGGATTTCCTGGACCTTCCCTACGCGACGGAAACCGTCGATCAGGTAGTCGAGATCGCCGACGGCTATGCACAGTGGTTCGAAGATGTCGTAGTCCTCGGCATTGGCGGGAGCGGACTCGGAGCTGCGGCGCTCAAAGAAGCTCTGCTGGGACCGTTCTGGAACTCGCGGGATGACGAAGGCCGGGATCACTTCCCACGCCTTCATATCGTAGACAACCCAGACCCGTTCACCTACAGTGCCCTGCTGAGTCAGCTCGACCCTGCGCGCACCATGTTCAACGTGGTGAGCAAGTCCGGATCGACCGCAGAGACGATGGCACAGTATCTCGTTGCCCGAGAGTGGGTCGAATCAGGTGTCGATCCAGACAAGGCGAGAGGGCACTTTCTCTTCACGACGGACCCCGAGCACGGCGCACTCCGTCAGATCGGTGAGGCCGAGGAGATTCCGATGCTCCCCGTACCCTCGAACGTGGGGGGCCGGTTCTCTGTGCTGTCCCCCGTCGGTCTTCTCCCGGCTGCGGCGTGCGGCATCGATCCGCGAGCGCTTCTCCAAGGCGCTGCGGAGATGGAGCAACGTTGTGCGACCAGCGTCCTGTCGGAAAATCCTGCTGGTCTGCTCGCCGTGTTGCTGCATCAGGCTGATACCGAGCAAGGCCGTCCGATTCACGTGCTCATGCCGTACGCTGATCGCCTTGCTCCAGTCGCGCGCTGGTTTCAGCAGCTTTGGGCAGAAAGTCTCGGAAAAGCTGTGACAATGTCCGGCGAATCTCGGAACACGGGACCAACTCCGGTGGCCGCGCTCGGCGCCACAGATCAGCATTCGATGCTCCAACTGCTTATGGAGGGCCCTCACGACAAAGTGGTCGTCTTCGTCTGCGTCGATGACGTCGGCGTTGATATGCCGATTCCTGAGCGCCATCCCGGCATCAGTGCTCTCTCTTATCTAGGCGGCCATTCACTCGGCGAGCTTCTGAGTGTCGAGCACGCGGCGACCGCTGAAGCACTACGCCGAGCGGGACGACCGAATGCAACGTTCACGGTGCCCAGGGTCGACGCCCAGAGCGTCGGTGAGCTCCTGATGCTTCTTCAGCTGGCAACGGTCTATGCGGGGGCCTTGTACGGGGTCGATCCAATGGATCAACCCGGCGTTGAGCTTGGAAAGCGGCTCACGTACGGATTGATGGGGGGGGCAGGTGCGGACCGACCTGAGCTTGAGGAATCCGACTCCCGCTGGGTGCGGTAG
- a CDS encoding YtxH domain-containing protein, producing the protein MRDHDDVPTIVIERGSGGGVGSFLLGAIVGAGIALLFAPKSGEETQQELKEQARKLRVVAEGRVKEAQRQLEERLDEARDGVTARVDEVRDAVTAGRDAAVDARVDLEDKLERSKAAYRAGLGAARETVTAAAEESDD; encoded by the coding sequence ATGAGAGACCACGACGACGTTCCTACCATTGTCATCGAACGCGGAAGCGGCGGTGGGGTCGGGTCGTTCTTGCTTGGCGCCATCGTCGGTGCTGGGATCGCACTGCTCTTCGCCCCGAAGTCCGGGGAGGAGACTCAGCAAGAACTCAAGGAACAGGCACGTAAGCTGCGAGTGGTCGCTGAAGGGCGAGTCAAAGAAGCGCAACGTCAACTGGAAGAGCGCCTCGACGAAGCGAGAGATGGCGTTACCGCTCGGGTCGACGAAGTCCGTGACGCAGTCACGGCCGGCCGTGATGCCGCAGTCGATGCTCGAGTAGACCTTGAGGACAAGCTGGAACGCTCGAAGGCTGCGTACCGCGCGGGCCTAGGCGCTGCGCGAGAAACTGTGACGGCAGCGGCTGAAGAGTCCGACGACTGA
- the cysS gene encoding cysteine--tRNA ligase — MPLKVHNTATRSLDAFVPLQEGRAHVYACGPTIYNHAHIGNFRTFLFFDLVHRHLEWSGLDVRFVMNLTDVDDKVIAAARSAGTSITEHTAPFGETFLADCKTLGVRPVDSYPRATSYIEAMVDFISILIERGHAYAAEDGAVYYSISSFPEYGKLKGIDTSTLIVGARVEHDEYEKEDARDFALWKAATEDDEQVGAAWDSPWGRGRPGWHLECSVMSTAELGETLDMHLGGEDLVFPHHENEIAQSEGATGKPFVRYWLHVKHLFVEGKKMSKSLGNFIRVRELLEEGHDPAAIRHLLISSHYRGDLNFTRQGLDASGAAVQRLLDFEARLEAAPVDDGAGSSRLPELSDQAVATFRTAMDNDFNSAEGLAAVFVFVGEVNTVLEAQPTVSESDRTAAMDALRSMDQVLGLLEVARTSRSVDDDLAGWVEQKVQDRSHARACKDFAAADAIRGELAARGIVLEDGAGGTRWKVVN, encoded by the coding sequence ATGCCACTCAAGGTCCACAACACCGCGACTCGCTCCCTTGATGCGTTTGTCCCGCTCCAGGAAGGACGAGCGCACGTCTACGCGTGTGGCCCCACGATTTACAATCACGCACACATCGGAAATTTCCGGACGTTTTTGTTTTTTGACCTCGTCCATCGACATCTGGAGTGGAGCGGGTTGGACGTCCGGTTCGTAATGAACCTCACCGATGTAGACGACAAGGTCATTGCGGCGGCCAGGAGCGCCGGCACCTCCATTACCGAGCATACCGCCCCTTTCGGCGAGACATTTCTCGCTGATTGCAAGACGCTGGGGGTTCGTCCGGTCGACAGCTACCCGAGGGCGACCAGCTATATCGAGGCGATGGTCGACTTCATTTCGATTCTGATTGAGCGCGGCCATGCGTACGCCGCAGAGGATGGTGCTGTTTACTACTCGATCTCGAGTTTCCCCGAGTACGGGAAGCTGAAGGGTATCGATACCTCGACCCTTATTGTGGGCGCGCGAGTCGAGCACGACGAGTATGAGAAGGAAGACGCGCGGGACTTTGCGCTGTGGAAGGCGGCGACGGAAGACGACGAACAGGTCGGAGCCGCGTGGGATTCGCCCTGGGGCCGCGGCCGACCCGGATGGCACCTCGAATGCTCGGTCATGAGCACCGCGGAGTTGGGCGAGACCCTGGATATGCATCTCGGGGGCGAGGACCTCGTCTTTCCTCACCACGAGAACGAGATCGCACAGTCCGAAGGGGCAACGGGAAAGCCATTTGTGCGGTACTGGCTCCACGTGAAGCATCTATTCGTCGAAGGCAAGAAAATGTCCAAGTCGCTCGGCAACTTCATTCGGGTGCGGGAGCTACTTGAGGAAGGGCATGATCCTGCGGCCATTCGCCACCTGCTGATTTCATCGCATTACCGAGGCGACCTCAACTTTACACGCCAGGGTCTGGATGCCTCAGGCGCTGCTGTCCAGCGGCTGCTCGACTTCGAGGCGCGGCTCGAGGCGGCGCCTGTGGACGATGGGGCGGGCTCGTCCCGGCTGCCCGAATTGTCAGATCAGGCCGTCGCCACGTTCCGCACCGCCATGGATAATGATTTCAACTCGGCAGAGGGACTCGCTGCGGTCTTTGTCTTTGTGGGAGAGGTCAACACGGTTCTTGAGGCGCAACCAACCGTTTCGGAATCCGATCGCACGGCAGCCATGGACGCCCTTCGCTCTATGGATCAGGTGCTCGGGCTGCTGGAGGTAGCGCGGACATCGCGGTCCGTCGACGATGATCTCGCGGGCTGGGTCGAGCAGAAGGTTCAGGATCGCTCGCACGCACGTGCGTGCAAGGACTTCGCTGCCGCCGATGCGATCCGAGGCGAACTCGCCGCGCGAGGCATCGTCCTTGAGGATGGGGCGGGGGGAACCCGGTGGAAGGTGGTCAATTAG
- a CDS encoding dihydroorotate dehydrogenase → MKLETHAFGVEFQNPVLLAAGTCGFGMELAEVLDLEALGGFVTKSVTVEPRSGNPAPRVTEFAAGMLNSVGLANPGLEGVRREKLPWIAKNVQKARVFVSVAGHTAEEFYTLIEGFDSEDGFVGFEVNLSCPNDAKRGGPPFALDPDAVAEILSGCRARTERPILAKLAPNDPALSRTIRRAAEAGADGLTLVNTLPGLLLHSGSGKPELGAGQGGMSGPALRPAGLRAVREARGATDLPLVGVGGVLSPDDAVAYARAGAQLIQMGTATFAEPGAGPKLARGLSRWGRRHGVGAWEDLIQRTEKN, encoded by the coding sequence GTGAAACTCGAGACCCATGCCTTCGGCGTGGAATTTCAGAATCCGGTCCTTCTCGCCGCGGGTACCTGTGGCTTTGGCATGGAGCTCGCGGAGGTCCTCGACCTGGAAGCCCTCGGTGGGTTCGTTACCAAATCGGTTACGGTTGAGCCCAGAAGTGGGAATCCAGCACCGCGCGTCACGGAGTTCGCCGCGGGCATGCTCAATTCGGTGGGTCTGGCGAACCCGGGGCTCGAAGGCGTCCGTCGGGAGAAACTGCCCTGGATTGCAAAAAATGTGCAGAAGGCTCGAGTCTTTGTGAGTGTGGCGGGACATACTGCTGAAGAGTTCTACACACTCATCGAGGGCTTCGACTCGGAGGATGGGTTCGTCGGGTTCGAGGTCAACCTGTCCTGCCCGAATGACGCGAAACGGGGCGGACCTCCCTTCGCGCTAGACCCGGACGCGGTCGCGGAAATCCTGTCTGGGTGTCGGGCTCGCACGGAACGGCCGATCCTCGCCAAGCTGGCGCCCAACGATCCTGCACTGTCACGAACCATTCGCAGAGCGGCCGAGGCCGGAGCGGATGGGTTGACTCTAGTGAACACCTTGCCGGGCCTGCTTCTCCATTCGGGCTCTGGCAAACCTGAACTGGGAGCGGGGCAGGGAGGAATGAGCGGTCCGGCGCTGCGACCTGCCGGTCTTCGGGCTGTGCGTGAAGCTCGGGGCGCCACGGATCTCCCACTCGTGGGCGTCGGTGGCGTTCTTTCGCCGGACGACGCCGTGGCCTACGCCCGGGCGGGTGCCCAACTCATCCAGATGGGCACCGCTACCTTCGCGGAGCCCGGCGCCGGGCCGAAGCTGGCCAGGGGGCTGTCACGCTGGGGGCGACGGCACGGAGTCGGTGCCTGGGAAGACCTGATTCAAAGAACAGAGAAGAATTGA